In the Thermodesulfovibrio yellowstonii DSM 11347 genome, one interval contains:
- a CDS encoding 2-oxoacid:acceptor oxidoreductase subunit alpha translates to MDYSIKIGGEAGQGIQTIGETLSRIFARAGYYVFTHQDYESRIRGGHNFYQIRISNNPVTASKSVIDILVALDNESITQHERELKPNGHVLYDSSFLRQKFEKSNFLDIPLSELAVTYGGSKIMANTVAVGAVIGMLGMSPEIMYELIKKTFKKKGDDVISANLKTAEAGYKFAKERCLTCSFVISGLETSKMLITGNEAIGAGAIASGLNFYSAYPMTPSTGIFNFIAENVKDFSIVVEQAEDEIAAINMAIGASFAGVRAMTGTSGGGFALMVEGVSLAAMTETPLVIALAQRPGPATGLPTRTEQADLLYALFAGHGEFPKVIFAPGSPEEAFYLTNKAFDLAEKYQITVIILTDQYLADSQWSYKDFDLTSLKYTDYRIREEFQKLKEYKRHTFTETGISPLGIPGRSSHLVVTDSDEHDEEGHIIEDAETRVKMVEKRLFRKMPLIREEIAPPQLYGIQSPDIVIVCWGSMYGIAKEVVDELSDKFKIAMLHFSEIYPFPEQQNWINVLKNAKLSIGIEQNATSQFARLVRMETGFSIQNHINRYDGRPFTVEELKEKVYVYLTRL, encoded by the coding sequence ATGGATTATTCAATAAAAATAGGTGGTGAAGCGGGACAGGGAATCCAGACAATAGGTGAGACCCTGTCCCGCATATTTGCTCGGGCAGGTTACTATGTTTTCACCCATCAGGACTATGAATCCCGCATAAGAGGTGGACACAATTTTTATCAGATTAGAATATCCAATAATCCCGTAACTGCCTCAAAAAGTGTCATTGACATTCTCGTTGCCCTTGACAATGAAAGCATAACCCAGCATGAAAGAGAATTAAAACCAAATGGACATGTCCTTTATGATTCCTCATTTTTAAGACAAAAATTTGAGAAATCTAATTTTCTTGATATTCCACTATCTGAATTAGCAGTAACTTATGGTGGAAGCAAAATAATGGCAAATACCGTTGCAGTTGGTGCAGTAATTGGAATGCTTGGAATGTCTCCTGAGATTATGTATGAACTTATAAAGAAAACTTTCAAGAAAAAGGGTGATGATGTTATATCAGCAAATTTAAAGACAGCAGAAGCAGGTTATAAATTTGCAAAGGAGCGATGCCTTACCTGTTCATTCGTGATATCAGGGTTGGAGACTTCCAAAATGCTGATTACAGGCAATGAAGCAATTGGCGCCGGTGCAATTGCGTCAGGATTAAATTTTTATTCAGCCTATCCAATGACTCCATCAACGGGAATTTTTAATTTTATTGCAGAAAACGTAAAAGATTTCAGCATAGTGGTTGAGCAGGCTGAGGATGAAATTGCTGCCATAAATATGGCAATAGGTGCATCCTTTGCTGGAGTAAGGGCAATGACTGGAACTTCAGGGGGTGGCTTCGCTTTGATGGTTGAGGGAGTATCTCTTGCAGCGATGACTGAGACTCCTCTTGTAATAGCCCTCGCTCAGAGACCTGGTCCTGCAACTGGATTGCCTACAAGAACTGAACAGGCTGATTTACTGTATGCTCTCTTTGCAGGACATGGAGAGTTTCCAAAAGTCATATTTGCGCCGGGAAGTCCTGAAGAAGCGTTTTATCTTACTAATAAAGCTTTTGACTTGGCTGAAAAGTATCAGATTACTGTCATAATTCTCACAGATCAATATCTTGCAGACAGTCAATGGAGCTATAAAGACTTTGACCTTACAAGTTTGAAATATACTGATTATAGAATTAGAGAAGAATTTCAAAAGCTAAAAGAATACAAGCGTCATACCTTTACAGAAACAGGGATTTCACCCTTAGGGATTCCTGGACGTTCCTCTCATCTTGTGGTAACAGACAGTGATGAGCATGATGAGGAAGGACATATTATTGAGGATGCAGAGACCAGAGTAAAGATGGTTGAAAAGAGACTTTTTAGAAAAATGCCTCTTATCAGGGAAGAAATTGCTCCACCCCAACTTTATGGAATTCAATCTCCAGATATTGTAATTGTTTGTTGGGGCTCAATGTATGGAATTGCAAAGGAAGTCGTTGATGAACTCTCTGATAAATTTAAAATTGCTATGCTTCATTTCAGTGAGATATATCCTTTTCCTGAACAACAAAACTGGATAAATGTGCTAAAAAATGCAAAGTTATCAATAGGTATTGAGCAAAATGCTACGAGTCAATTTGCAAGACTCGTAAGAATGGAAACAGGATTTAG